A genomic segment from Pedosphaera parvula Ellin514 encodes:
- a CDS encoding HEAT repeat domain-containing protein encodes MANKLRIITLAVALLALGGITWAWVRSREPVYQGKRLSYWLEQYEKGFKPGTPPPLAEEAIRHIGTNALPVLFKMITARDSQAKKLAMHWSARQKVIKFHFETDSAMRRQALVGYSALGYTAEPQVPQLCLLLTNDSLPEVRMNAATVLGLIGGEARLAAPALLVTAKDTNFEVRNNSLWALSRIYGNPDLVIPGLIEALDDPYALARQNAAIALGRYGPLATNAVPALLRTTNITPAACSALLQIAPEVVAQRK; translated from the coding sequence ATGGCGAATAAATTGAGAATCATCACACTGGCTGTGGCTTTGCTTGCGCTAGGTGGCATCACATGGGCATGGGTTCGCTCGCGTGAGCCTGTTTATCAGGGAAAGCGGCTAAGTTATTGGCTTGAGCAATATGAGAAAGGCTTTAAGCCCGGAACGCCCCCGCCGCTGGCGGAAGAGGCGATTCGTCACATTGGTACCAATGCCCTTCCGGTGCTGTTTAAAATGATCACTGCACGCGATTCTCAAGCAAAGAAGCTGGCAATGCATTGGAGCGCCCGACAAAAAGTGATTAAATTCCATTTCGAAACGGATAGCGCAATGAGGAGACAAGCATTGGTAGGGTACTCTGCGCTCGGATACACAGCCGAACCGCAGGTGCCGCAACTTTGCCTTCTATTGACGAATGACAGCCTGCCTGAGGTGCGAATGAATGCTGCAACCGTCTTGGGATTGATTGGGGGTGAAGCCAGACTGGCAGCGCCTGCGCTGCTTGTCACTGCCAAGGATACCAATTTCGAGGTCCGGAACAATTCGCTTTGGGCGCTGAGCCGCATTTATGGAAATCCCGACCTCGTCATACCCGGATTAATTGAAGCACTAGATGATCCATATGCACTTGCTCGCCAGAATGCTGCCATTGCACTGGGTCGTTACGGTCCTCTGGCGACAAATGCAGTTCCTGCGCTCTTGAGAACGACGAACATAACCCCCGCAGCATGCTCTGCACTACTCCAAATCGCTCCTGAAGTTGTAGCACAGCGGAAATGA